A window of Cydia pomonella isolate Wapato2018A chromosome 25, ilCydPomo1, whole genome shotgun sequence genomic DNA:
tgcttaccatcaggcaggccgtatgcttgtttgccaccgacgtagtattaaaaaaaaaaaaaaaggtgagtgccagagggcctaccgcgaaccaccttcgacgtgttgcctttctgtcgcacttgtaaattcgtcggtacgtaagtgtgacagggagggagtaaaaacaaaacatcttTTTATGGTCACTAATTAGTGCAGAACGCCTTTAtgatggcgatgttgccactaAGCGACGTAGtttaaatatccttattgatagatgtcaaaaagtgacaagtaacacttgCAAAAAAATGGGCCCTTCAAACCCCCCTCTCCTCCCCCGGTTTAAGGGCTACCGctggggacttttgatatgttcacctcctaactagtccaaacaatgTACATACGAAGTTAAAATTgagttccaagcatttccctccaTACCTTTCGTTGCCTGACCTATATTGTTAGAGGGcgctatgttaaaaaaaaacaggtcaagtgcgagttcgtttatctcgcccaccgagggttccgtacaaactttcaattttctcatgtagctataatcacgaaagacttgatcagaagtatactattagcattgttgtgtacagcgccatctatgatcaaattggctaactaacttgcgcgatctgtatgtatgttggtttttcggggataatttatttatttatttcaaacatatttccataacattacagtcgcaaccaatacgtcatgaaattatataaattaacagcGTAAAACTACACTCTCAGGCATTCCCTTCTCACAGTCGCCCATCGCCACGCAATCAAGTCGGACTCCGGTGCtaataatgaataatatttttatcatgtaagctgatttcaataatttttgttttatttctgggttagcgttgttcattactatttcaaatcgatagcttaagtatttttcgagatatttagcaatgtgacagacagacggacggacagagtcgcaccataagggttccttttgtacctttttggtacggaaccctaaaaaacattattttatcaacAACAGATAGATTTTGTCTACCTACCTACATTAGATGTAATAGGCGTGGCGTTTAAAAGGTTAAGGAGGACTTTTACTCGTACTGaggtaataaaactaaatacattttcaaatgAAGCTTTATTTTGTTCCATTGATATACATAtgcttattatttaaatacctactactAATTTATGCACCAACGGCAACCAAAAAGTTGTACAATTTGATTTGTAGaagagaacattttttttaattattgactCAATTTCTTTTGATGAGACTACACAATTATATAAACatagaacaataaataatagtagattgtcaaacaagggatgaaatggtgcctttcacccgagttaaacaatgtacttttcatttcgaatacaaggaaagtaaaatacatgtgcattaaaaaacatagctaagtagtatttcttgagggtactttcaattaacaatttaggtaaaaatcgttatttatggaatggggagttaattatcagaacgGACATGGTACAACAAAtccaattaaaacaaaaaaaataactgcttatcgtaaaaaaagtggctgttttttttatactacgtcggtggcaaacaagcatacggcccgcctgatggtaagcagtctccgtagcctatgaacgcctgcaactccagaggagttacatgcgcgttgccgaccctaaacatGCTGTGACATatttggacagacagacggacatgaagaatctataagagttccgtttttttgccattttttgctacggaaccctaaaaagagaaaaaaacgtacttagaaagtacaatactctagagcagaaacgcaTCATTTTctacacactttttagaacaacaacgacccactttcagatcatgagaaatgaaaactataattaagcttaaaataattatacaaacttctataaataaacttaaaataaaggttCTAGAAATAAAACACGTCCTCCACATCACTGCCGACgggcagtgtgcccagaaggctggccgcattgccacgttcaATGGCAATGCTGACGCGTTGAGTaaaatactggccagccttctggtcacctgtggcgtctataagtaagtaagtaagtaaatattctttattgcaccaacaatagACCGTTTATAAAAGTCATAAATGTCCTAAGAGCTTAGTTATTCTATCGCGGATACTGACCACGCTGTTGCTGGTACTGGGGTCCAAGCACGAGCTCATCGTTGACCACATGGTCGGCGTATTCAATGCCATCACTTGGGGGCTCTTTCTTTACGAAAACTTCCTTTTTCACAACATCCAGTTCCAATGTGACCATACCTGCAAAAAGTGGAGTTAATAGAAGCGttcattctttattttatttatatatcttatGGTGGCAAGCATGcccgcgtgatggtaagcagccaccgcagcctatggccacatatgtattatataataactaTCTATTGCAGAAAAACCTAATTTCACGTTTGGTGCTCAACTTCGCCTAAGTAACATATAACCCATTTAGTCTAACCAGATGTTAGAACACCGCTTTATTTTTTGGGTTTTTTCTACTGGCTGATTGATGCTATATCGAAAAATCATAAAACATCGAGGGGTAAGATTATGGCTTATGtgggttaataataataaaattttaccaaGAAATACGTTGCTATAAAATTCACAGTTAATAGAGCTGCatatttgattaaataaaaataacctaacTTTATCTCACATCCAGTTTGGGTAGTCTTGAAGATAGAGATCTGTGACTTGTTTGGGCGCGCGTAGGTTACGGTGGCCACGTCTGTATCTAAGTGTGCTTATACAGATCCCACAGCAGAGACTGGGAAACCAATCGTCTGCTGGAGCGTATCCAAGTGGGACTCAGCGAAGTTCTCGAGCGGCTTCCCTCGGCGGAGTTAGTTATCCTCGGTGACTTAACTTATGATCTTGACAACTGTGTGAACTTCGTAGCTGACACGATCCTGCAAGGTATGGAATGCTTCGTTCCTAGCACATTAGTTCGTGTCGGCAATCGTTCTCAGCCCTGGTTTGGTCGAGCGTGCGCTGGAGCCCGTAAATCAAAGGAAGAAGCTTACCAAGCTTGGGCTGCTGCGCGTCAGGTCAACGATCGTAACTGTTCCGAATTGAAGAAGCGACTTAATGCTGCTACTAGGTCCTGTAAGAAGCGGATCTCTGCAGCTGTGTGAACACACCCGCAGAATTAGTGAGAGACTAGTCAGTCAGCCCTCTGGGTCTAGAGTTTTCTGGTCCCTCGCCAAAGCTGTTCAAGGGAACTTCTGCAGGGTGTCCTTACCATCTTTGCACAAACCCGATGACTCACTGGCTCATTCCGCAAAAGAGAGAGCGGAACTTCTATGCTCTCTTTTTGCGTCGCATTCTACTCTGGATGTCGGGGGCAATACACCTCCCACTATTCCGCATTGCGAGAACTCTATGCCCGAGATGCGCTTTACGCAAAGCGCGGTAAGGCGTGCTCTCTTTGCCCTCGACGTCAAGAAGTCCAGTGGGCCGGACGGTATTCCTGCTGTTGTGTTAAAAACGTGCGCTCCAGAGTTAGCTCCGGTTCTGACGCGACTATTCTCGCTCTCATACCGCTCTGGGAAATTCCCGTCCTCCTGGAAGATTGCCTGGGACCCTATACCCAAAAAGGGTGACCGTACCGACCCTTCCAACTACCGACCTATTGCGATCACTTCCCTGCTCTCTaaggtgattttatttttatttttatttttatttatttaggattaccaacagataatacatcttacatgctcttaaatctatatgacaatcaggactgatgcttatctaattataggtaaccacatcttatataagtgtcttctaccagtgaacatgcagtaatcttacggttaaattaattagtaccagtacattacattaactaatGCTATTCGTACAACTAGGATGATGGTAAATAGTTGataacaattattaactacttatatacaaatattttatataaatattttattaagtatttttaagtcatCTGTGAATCTGTGgcgaattatttgtgatatcCAGTGAGCCAACATATTTCATCACCTTTCTTTTAAACTGTTCTGGTCTATCGTTGAATATGACCGGCAATACGGCTTTCGCTGTGGTCGAGGCGCTGGAGACCTTCTTGTTTATCTCACTCACCGATGGGCCACCGCCAGAGAGAGCAAGGCAGAGGCACTGGCTGTTAGCCTGGATATCGCTAAGGCCTTCGATAGGTTTTGGCATAAGGCCAcccgccaaaggagcaaagctcatcctcacttcttagatacatcgcacaccaagaataagcgggcatctcgctcgtttcttacTAGAACGTGCGGAATGTGGAATgacttgcctcctgaggtatttcctttgcgctacgataTGGGATTCTTCatgaagcgggtatttagggttctcaagggtcggcaacgcttaagtggctcctaagtcctatgatgttgcttatgtccatgggcgacgatgaccgcttcccatcaggcggctcgtctgctcgtttgctgactatgctaacataaaaagaaaaaaaaatccccaaTTTTGCCTTCCGtatccgtacccaaagggtaaacgggaccctattactaagactccgctgcctgtccgtctgtctgtccgaatGTCACCAGGCTCTATCTCATCAACCGCGATAgatcagttgaaattttcacagatgatgtatttctgttgctgttATAACAGCaaacactaaaaagtacggaatcctcagtgagcgagtccgactcgtactcgtccggtttttttttattacgaaaatgtTACCTAAGAATATTTTTGACGTGCCACTAGTGATAGCCACTTCATACTAACCATGCTGCTGTAGGCACTCGGGCCCTGGTCGGAGCTCTTCTTTGACCACATGATTGCCATACAGGCTGGTAACATCTTCACTGCCTAAATCTTCACATGGGGGCTCCTCCTTAACAACTACTTCCTTCTTCACTACATCCAGTTGCAATGTAACCATTCCTGCAAGAAAGTGGAGTTAATATAACCTTTTTATGGTGGTAAACAAGCGTGCGGCCTTTGACCACATATGTGTTGCACAATTGAACTAAATAAAGTTAatactttttcatttctcattctCTGAAAGTGGGTAGTTGTTGTTCTAAAGTGTGAAGAAAATAGATACGTTTTACTGTCCcagtacctatgttttttcgtttatattacgataagcaattaaaatttgatattaaatggattcgttgtacaattttcattttaatatttaacttatactttaacttaaattgttaattgaaagtacttgCTAGAAATGCTATAAAAGTTTAGacttagtaatgtttttttaatacacatgcATTTTACTTTTCTCATAGTGAAACTGAAAAGCAGTGTTTAACTTGGGTGATATTAGGCACCGTTTCAGTTTTGGACTATTGGCCAAAGTAgctcgacagaaatgagtgcatTTTATCCTTTGGTTAACAATGTTTTTAGATTCATTGTATTGAGACTTGGTTATTTaagttttcaatttaaaatagttCATTCATTATCAAGTATGTACCAGACGCATCAAATGATGGTCCGTGACAGTTTCTGCAAGCTTTTGGACagccttaatttaaaaaataattgatgaaATGTTTTTCcatattgttattaattaaatgttacatttcttaataaattaatgtgttATACTTTCTTccaaaaatgtctacaaacattgtCTACGTGGCAGCtgctccatataaaaataaactgccATAGGGACCATCATAGAGCAGCTTTGGGTACTTATTACAGGTTTGATAACTTCATCTCTACGTTTGACGTGTGCCTCCTCCAAAGTCATCCATTTACAGCTATCCCTTGCTGTTCCATTTACTTCTATCCCTTGCTGTTCCATTTACATCAATCCCTTGCTGTTCCATTTACTTCTATCCCTTGCTGTTCCATTTACATCAATCCCTTGCTGTTCCATTTACTTCTATCCCTTGCTGTTCCATTTACTTCTATCCCTTGCTCACCTCTACCAATCCGTTTTACTTTTAGGTCATCACACCATCAAAATTTGTGTGGTccacttttttttgttataccaTGGTACCTTTTGTTATACCACTGATAGTTACTTAATACTGACCATCCTCATCTTTGGCCACATGAACATCATACAGGCTGCTAGCATCTTCACTGACTAAATATTCACATGGGGGCTCCTCTTTCACAAATACTTCCTTTTTCTCTACTTCCAGTTCCAATGTAACCATACCTGCaagaaagaataaaaataaatattataggacatattataaaaatttactaagccccacagtaagctcaaggagACTTGTGTTATGGCTACTCACACAatcatattaataatatgtaaacattttaaataaaaaaaaattgctttgcaAACATGGTGCAAGTTTAAAaggtaaaaagaaaaattagGTGGAAAAgtacagtaaaaatatattttatatgttaataAATAGGCTTCGGGcccaaactattaaattaaaaacatatatgaTACAAATCAAgaatacttttaatttaaaattattacttttattatcaATCGTAAAGGAGTACATTGTGTAGATTATTTGTTGAGTTGCACCATCACTAAaacagcaatataattttacGACTACAGGTTATTTACACTAATTTCTTGGGTCGCAACATCATTAACATGATCAAAATGATGATGGCTCTAAAAGTTTACAGAGTGTTGCTTCGCAGCGAGATCTTGGTATCATTATAACTGATAACTTAAAATGGGAAGAACACATTTTGGGGTTGACCAAAAAAGCCAACTTCATATTATATATGATCAAGAAAGCTTTTCGTTATATGGATAAGAATCTTTTCATTAGGCTCTATAAGACATATATAAGACCCTTATTGGAATATGCCTTCCAAATTTGGAATCCATATTTCCGGAGGACATTGATCTTATTGAAAAAGTCCAAGGAAGAGCAACAAAATTGGTTCCATCTCTTTGCAATCGACCATATGAGGATAAGAGTAGGTTAAGGGAATTGGGCTTGACAACCCTAGAGCAGCGAAGGCAATGCGGTGATTTAAtagaaacatacaaaatacttacagGACACTACAACGTACCCGCATTAAGTGATATTTTCACTCGGAATATGTGTGACAGACTGAGAGGACATTCTCTGAAGCTGACACGGACGCAGAGTAGTAGCAACCCAAGACGACACTTCCTGTCTAACCGCGTAGTGAAAGTGTAGAAACAGTTTGcccgaatccgtaatcagtgcaccctcattgaattcttttaaaaacagactcgacaaacattttataaatggacaaaacacaagtgcaggacattgatgtgcacatatcagctataagctgcctgtgcattcataaataataataaaataataccaaaATGACGACAAACATATGGAAGGGGAGCTCAGTAAATAATCACATTTCAAAACAGCATAGACACTGCTTATAACAAAAGGATGGATTGTGGTCATTATAACCAATATTAAATAGTCATATTGTACCATAACAGGACCTAAAAATTTCGCTTTGTTATAAACATTTTCCactgtatgtaaaaaaaattgtttatagaCTCACCCACTTCAGCCCGTTCTAGCCTCTGCTTAGATTTTACATCTTCCCATTTGGTGCACTGAAAGATGGAAGGCACTATTCCTTTCTTTAGAATGCGCCTGGTGTTTACTAATCCTGAAAAGAATAACAAGTTTTTAGCGGTTTTAGGTTATGCacagaataagaaaaaaaaattacttcagTGATAAGTGTTGATTGCTCCataatttcaaaaattttacCTGAAAACCTTCCATACTTAATGAAATCTTGGGGTTTAAAATGTGCTGGACATATTTTGGAGTACTTTTTTGCTATATACATGTTATTATCACGTGTGGGTATGGCCGCTTCCCATAGTTTTCGTACAATTTGATCTTTAGGAAATGTATGATTCCCTTGATTTCTACATCCAAACACGCAGCACTGATGCATTATTGGATCAGCAATGTCCCTttcttattttatactcaaattaTTATGTTCACGGTTTGGGCTAATGCTGCACTGCACTCGGCGGCGGAACATTGCAATTGACGTAagctaatatttaataaaaggaCCAAATACCGGAAggtcaaaagtcaaaataaatattatctagCATACACACTTAGTAAAAATAACTGTATAACTTAGTTAGTAGAACCATAAAAATTAGTCTGAGGCTGGAactattatacaaataaacgatCGATAGGCCGACTTACAACTacaatgtttatttttctatatattatTCTTTTTGatcataataataaagtccCGACCTAAAactattttcaatttcaatctaAACCTGACTGACAGTGCTGACACTGACAGGTCATATTCATAGATCTATGActataaatctatttattgacaataacaatatacataatggatatatacagatgaatactataactagcttatatctaaaataggcccttgaggcattgtaccaaggatgctggcggcatttcctcgttgtatcgcaatactgatacgttgtgcgaggaagccgccagctcttcggtcaccagttacgtcaaccagacgtttcgcgatttctccaaaaaacttgtgcgcgctgggaccccatggacctagagtttcaacgccaaatatGACTTCATATTTAATATCAACCACATATCAACAGACATTCTTTCTATATAAAATCATACTGTTtgggaataataaataatcaataattgTTAAATACTTTAAACTTAGGAAAAGCTAAATTCAATAAGATTAATAAACTGGAtacataaatatcaatataattcattgaataataattaatttatattgaagTTTGTTCATTTTAAGCATTTTATTATAGTATCCGAACGCAATTGAAACGTATAGAAATAGCTGAAATAGGGAGTATGGATGGACGCTTGTCAACTCAACGCTACTTGTTTATATAGctcattacaaaattaaattttcatttttatcaaatataccGAATTTCTGTCGTgataaacaatatatatttttgagctATAATGATTCAATAATTAGCTTGTTATATTACCCTAACTTATTCGTTTCTTGCCTTCAATTGAATGCTCCAGCTATTTCACTTTCGATATCGCGATTATTTAGTAAACTTACAATGCCTCTGGAAACTGTGAGAAT
This region includes:
- the LOC133531556 gene encoding uncharacterized protein LOC133531556 isoform X1, yielding MHQCCVFGCRNQGNHTFPKDQIVRKLWEAAIPTRDNNMYIAKKYSKICPAHFKPQDFIKYGRFSGLVNTRRILKKGIVPSIFQCTKWEDVKSKQRLERAEVGMVTLELEVEKKEVFVKEEPPCEYLVSEDASSLYDVHVAKDEDGMVTLQLDVVKKEVVVKEEPPCEDLGSEDVTSLYGNHVVKEELRPGPECLQQHGMVTLELDVVKKEVFVKKEPPSDGIEYADHVVNDELVLGPQYQQQRGQYPR
- the LOC133531556 gene encoding uncharacterized protein LOC133531556 isoform X2; the protein is MHQCCVFGCRNQGNHTFPKDQIVRKLWEAAIPTRDNNMYIAKKYSKICPAHFKPQDFIKYGRFSGLVNTRRILKKGIVPSIFQCTKWEDVKSKQRLERAEVGMVTLQLDVVKKEVVVKEEPPCEDLGSEDVTSLYGNHVVKEELRPGPECLQQHGMVTLELDVVKKEVFVKKEPPSDGIEYADHVVNDELVLGPQYQQQRGQYPR